In Myxococcus stipitatus, the following are encoded in one genomic region:
- a CDS encoding DUF3892 domain-containing protein, giving the protein MLRYITAIRLSGGNGLEHITDYKWEEPETRRSSSSARSAMVEWVRAPGNNAYVRANTGDVRVTVVNANPPYLRTEPNALKQDNLLSLPRF; this is encoded by the coding sequence ATGCTGCGATACATCACGGCGATTCGTTTGAGCGGTGGCAACGGTCTGGAGCACATCACGGATTACAAGTGGGAGGAGCCGGAGACGCGCAGGAGCAGCAGCAGTGCCCGTTCGGCGATGGTGGAGTGGGTTCGAGCCCCAGGGAACAACGCCTACGTTCGGGCCAATACGGGGGATGTCCGAGTCACCGTCGTGAATGCGAATCCGCCCTATCTCCGGACCGAACCGAACGCGCTGAAGCAGGACAACCTGCTTTCGCTCCCCCGGTTCTGA
- a CDS encoding RNA polymerase sigma factor codes for MRYPSRAEEEALHERVLRGVKDPTASADVYLAFTSTLIHVLVQEVKCRDDEATDSAVDAVLAYVAAPERFDARRSRLSTYLTHIAKMKALDRQRSRKKQELRDQKYAGIVELEARSPNEDLETTVDARQLSERLEGLGFTPEDQTFLRLVLQGEGSTERLAQALGLGPMPELERRQKVKRHRDRLMKRLGRLGREEFDVAP; via the coding sequence ATGCGTTATCCATCAAGAGCGGAGGAAGAGGCACTTCATGAGAGGGTCCTCCGAGGGGTCAAGGACCCGACAGCTTCCGCCGACGTCTATCTCGCTTTCACCAGCACGCTCATCCACGTCCTGGTCCAGGAGGTCAAATGCCGCGACGACGAGGCCACCGACTCCGCCGTCGATGCGGTCCTCGCCTACGTGGCCGCGCCCGAACGCTTCGACGCCCGCCGCTCACGCCTGTCCACCTACCTGACGCACATCGCCAAGATGAAGGCGTTGGATCGGCAACGCTCCCGGAAGAAACAGGAGCTTCGCGACCAGAAATACGCGGGCATTGTCGAACTCGAGGCCCGGTCTCCGAATGAGGACCTGGAGACCACAGTGGATGCACGTCAACTCTCGGAACGATTGGAGGGCCTCGGGTTCACCCCGGAGGATCAGACATTCCTCCGGCTCGTACTTCAAGGCGAGGGCTCCACGGAGCGGCTCGCCCAGGCGCTCGGACTGGGGCCCATGCCCGAGCTGGAGCGCCGACAAAAAGTGAAGCGACACCGGGACCGCTTGATGAAGCGCCTGGGACGCCTCGGAAGGGAGGAATTCGATGTCGCCCCCTGA
- a CDS encoding ATP-binding protein produces MSPVRPFLQADLLDMGTPNARAGFRLHRFEVYNWGTFHQRSWHLDLHGESGLLTGDIGSGKSTMVDGLVTLFVPPQKLAYNKAAGAEARERTLRSYVRGQYKSERGEAGQGARPVFLRDAPTYSVLLAHFHNEGYGQDVTLAQVMWMREAEGQPARLYIVADGKLSISEHFSRCGSDLNALKKRLKLLAREVHETFPPYQAAFRRRFGLENEQALDLFLQTVSMKSVGNLTDFVRQHMLPPFDVESRLAALMGHFDDLHRAHEAVLKAKRQVGMLEPLVADHERFTTLSAELDALKGCREALRPWFSEQKVRLFEARLTELEVERETLRVKAERIQEVRERHLADRERLRQSISANGGDRLETEKAELVQQRGVRDERRLKADRYERMAQAVGLPAATELEVFVSNTRDLQLERTRTTHELAEAQNSRTELAMNLRDLKKEHEAVSVELEVLRRQRSNIPARFLHLRARMCTDLGLPEERLPFAGELLRVLDEEQAWAGAIERVLYPLGVSLLVPDEDYARVSEWVDRTHLNARFVYYRVREEGALRGAPSRPESLLHKLALKPGASMSRWLEAHLARHFDYACCDTTEQFVRARQALTRMGQVKTGGDRHLKDDRSRVDDHSNWVLGWTNDTKRNALEASSRSLEQRIQAASTRWVTLEQQCARLQARTEQLGQLAVFESFRELDWRTVASDIHRREERLKVLQAESNVLQELTRQLEAAEKEVASVEQALKAVEKDQGRHEERESAARRMLTACQRIASECPDTLRSSFPRVVQFCEEVLGGVTFEVDSCDERERQVRERLQSRIDGDARKLERVRDSLLAAMHGYRTAFPQETQELGSSLEAAPEYVALLGALRADDLPRFEARFKSLLNENTIREVANFQAQLHRERQGIRERVDTINRSLRAIDYNPDRYIVLELVPTGDLDIRDFQQDLRACTEGSLTGSDDDAYSEQKFLEVKRIIERFRGREGQAEQDAKWTQRVTDVRNWFSFSASERWRADDQEHEHYADSGGKSGGQKEKLAYTVLAASLAYQFGLQWGETRSRSFRFVVIDEAFGRGSDESATYGLELFRRLDLQLLIVTPLQKIRVIEPYVASVGYVHNEEGRCSRVSNLTIEQYQAEREARSA; encoded by the coding sequence ATGAGTCCGGTGCGTCCTTTCCTGCAAGCGGACCTGTTGGACATGGGCACGCCCAACGCGCGGGCGGGGTTCCGCCTTCACCGGTTCGAGGTCTACAACTGGGGCACGTTCCATCAGCGCTCCTGGCATCTGGACCTGCATGGGGAGAGCGGGTTGCTCACCGGGGACATCGGCTCGGGCAAGTCGACGATGGTGGATGGGCTGGTGACGCTGTTCGTCCCGCCGCAGAAGCTGGCCTACAACAAGGCGGCGGGAGCGGAGGCGCGTGAGCGCACGCTGCGCTCCTACGTCCGAGGCCAGTACAAGTCCGAGCGAGGAGAGGCAGGTCAGGGCGCCCGGCCCGTCTTCCTGCGTGATGCGCCGACCTACTCGGTGCTGCTCGCGCACTTCCACAACGAGGGGTACGGGCAGGACGTCACGCTCGCCCAAGTGATGTGGATGCGCGAGGCGGAGGGGCAGCCTGCGAGGTTGTACATCGTCGCCGATGGAAAGCTCTCCATCTCCGAGCACTTCTCGCGCTGTGGCTCCGACCTGAACGCGCTGAAGAAGCGCCTGAAGTTGCTCGCCCGCGAGGTCCACGAGACCTTCCCGCCGTATCAAGCCGCCTTTCGCCGGCGTTTCGGATTGGAGAACGAGCAGGCGTTGGACCTGTTCCTCCAGACGGTGTCGATGAAGTCCGTGGGCAACCTGACGGACTTCGTGCGCCAGCACATGCTGCCGCCCTTCGACGTGGAGTCGCGTCTGGCGGCGCTCATGGGCCACTTCGACGACCTCCACCGCGCGCACGAAGCCGTGCTCAAGGCGAAGCGTCAGGTGGGGATGCTCGAGCCCTTGGTTGCAGACCACGAGCGCTTCACCACGCTGTCCGCGGAGTTGGATGCGCTCAAGGGCTGCCGCGAGGCCCTGCGCCCATGGTTCTCCGAGCAGAAGGTCCGGCTGTTCGAGGCGAGGCTGACGGAGCTCGAGGTGGAGCGAGAGACGCTGCGCGTGAAGGCGGAGCGAATCCAGGAGGTCCGGGAGCGGCACCTCGCCGACAGGGAGCGGCTCCGTCAGTCCATCTCCGCCAACGGAGGAGACCGGCTTGAGACCGAGAAGGCGGAGTTGGTCCAGCAAAGGGGGGTGCGGGATGAGCGAAGGCTGAAGGCGGACCGCTATGAGCGGATGGCCCAGGCCGTGGGCCTGCCTGCCGCGACGGAGCTGGAGGTCTTCGTATCCAACACGCGCGACCTTCAGCTCGAGCGTACGCGGACCACTCACGAGCTGGCCGAGGCCCAGAACTCACGAACCGAGCTCGCGATGAATCTTCGCGACCTCAAGAAGGAGCACGAGGCGGTATCGGTCGAACTGGAGGTCCTGCGCCGCCAGCGCTCCAACATCCCCGCGCGATTCCTCCACTTGCGCGCGAGGATGTGCACGGACCTGGGCCTTCCCGAGGAGCGATTGCCCTTCGCGGGTGAGCTGCTTCGAGTCCTTGACGAGGAACAAGCCTGGGCAGGCGCCATCGAGCGCGTGTTGTACCCGTTGGGTGTCTCCTTGCTCGTCCCCGATGAGGACTATGCGCGGGTGAGCGAGTGGGTGGACCGCACGCATCTCAATGCGCGCTTCGTCTACTACCGCGTCCGGGAAGAAGGCGCGCTGCGTGGCGCACCGTCGCGGCCTGAGTCGCTGCTCCACAAGCTCGCGCTCAAGCCCGGCGCTTCCATGTCGCGGTGGCTCGAGGCGCATCTGGCCCGTCATTTCGACTACGCCTGCTGTGACACGACGGAGCAGTTCGTGCGGGCGCGGCAGGCCCTCACTCGCATGGGGCAGGTGAAGACGGGCGGGGACCGGCACCTGAAGGATGACAGGAGCCGGGTCGATGACCATTCGAACTGGGTGCTGGGCTGGACGAACGACACCAAGCGCAACGCGCTGGAGGCTTCGTCGCGCTCCCTGGAGCAACGAATCCAGGCGGCCTCCACTCGCTGGGTGACGCTGGAGCAGCAGTGTGCGCGATTGCAGGCGCGGACAGAGCAGCTCGGACAGCTCGCGGTCTTCGAGAGCTTCCGCGAGTTGGACTGGCGCACGGTGGCCAGTGACATCCATCGGCGTGAGGAGCGGCTCAAGGTGCTCCAGGCGGAGTCCAATGTCCTCCAGGAGCTCACGCGGCAACTCGAGGCGGCCGAGAAGGAGGTGGCCTCGGTGGAGCAGGCGCTGAAGGCCGTGGAGAAGGACCAGGGGCGGCACGAGGAGAGGGAGTCCGCGGCGCGCAGAATGTTGACCGCCTGCCAGCGCATCGCGAGCGAGTGTCCCGACACCCTCCGCTCCTCGTTCCCACGGGTGGTCCAGTTCTGCGAGGAGGTGCTGGGAGGCGTGACGTTCGAGGTGGACTCGTGCGACGAGCGCGAGCGGCAGGTGCGCGAGCGGCTCCAGTCGCGCATCGATGGGGACGCGCGCAAGCTGGAGCGGGTGCGAGACTCCCTGCTCGCCGCGATGCATGGCTACCGCACCGCGTTTCCCCAGGAGACACAGGAGCTGGGCTCGAGCCTGGAGGCCGCGCCTGAGTATGTCGCGCTCCTGGGCGCACTGCGCGCGGACGACCTGCCGCGCTTCGAGGCGCGCTTCAAGAGCCTGCTGAACGAGAACACCATCCGCGAGGTGGCCAACTTCCAGGCGCAGCTCCACCGTGAACGCCAGGGCATCCGCGAGCGCGTGGACACCATCAACCGCTCCCTGCGCGCCATCGACTACAACCCGGACCGCTACATCGTCCTGGAATTGGTGCCCACCGGCGACCTCGACATCCGCGACTTCCAGCAGGACCTGCGCGCTTGCACGGAAGGCTCTCTTACGGGCTCGGACGATGACGCGTACTCCGAACAGAAGTTCCTGGAGGTGAAGCGCATCATCGAGCGCTTCCGGGGCCGCGAGGGGCAGGCGGAGCAGGACGCGAAGTGGACACAGCGCGTGACGGACGTGCGCAACTGGTTCAGTTTCTCCGCGTCGGAGCGTTGGCGCGCGGACGACCAGGAGCACGAGCACTACGCGGACTCGGGTGGCAAGTCCGGAGGTCAGAAGGAGAAGCTCGCGTACACAGTGCTGGCCGCGAGCCTCGCGTACCAGTTCGGCTTGCAGTGGGGCGAGACGCGCTCGCGCTCGTTCCGCTTCGTGGTGATTGACGAGGCCTTTGGCCGAGGCTCTGACGAGTCGGCCACGTATGGCCTGGAGCTGTTCCGCCGGCTGGACCTGCAACTGCTCATCGTCACGCCGTTGCAGAAGATTCGGGTCATCGAGCCGTACGTGGCCAGCGTGGGCTACGTACACAACGAGGAGGGCCGCTGCTCGCGGGTGAGCAACCTCACCATCGAGCAGTACCAGGCCGAACGCGAGGCTCGTAGCGCATGA
- a CDS encoding helix-turn-helix transcriptional regulator yields the protein MDSPVDLSAHEARHHRAMLEALVTSGDLPTLLTNLRDTFPKLVDADCVALCVSRPGNPTDYEWMVSGGPERLLNEYASLGPDDFVRPAVLRAPGTVLRDSEMLPSGAVKKTAMYRRSQQLSLKLQRVQSVVLTLQPEWHAGLTLYRDRDIAFSDRDRALQQMVTPLIAKAVINCRTLATQAMGTALLDELMMRRDGAYLVVDSHLREKLRNHRAGKLLERWFKPGECDTSGLPRKLVERLRELDKSDTPPPGMDVLHASCPDGMFTATFSRLPSHDGSRLWAIMLYEPMGVVQLPHGFEKGLTDREREVILVALEKLKNKEIAERLGITLETVKSHRSRALDKMHVDDYSDLLHEIIKRLRPV from the coding sequence ATGGATTCGCCTGTGGACCTCTCGGCCCATGAAGCACGGCACCACCGGGCCATGCTGGAGGCACTGGTCACCTCAGGTGACCTTCCGACGCTGTTGACGAATCTGCGCGACACGTTTCCCAAGCTCGTCGACGCCGACTGCGTCGCGCTCTGCGTGTCCCGCCCTGGCAATCCGACAGACTATGAGTGGATGGTGAGCGGAGGCCCCGAGAGGCTGCTCAATGAGTATGCCTCGCTGGGGCCTGATGACTTCGTGAGGCCCGCCGTCCTGCGCGCGCCGGGAACGGTCCTTCGCGATAGCGAGATGCTTCCGTCAGGGGCGGTGAAGAAGACGGCGATGTATCGACGGAGCCAACAACTGTCGCTCAAACTCCAGCGTGTTCAATCCGTGGTGCTGACCCTCCAGCCCGAATGGCATGCGGGTCTCACGCTCTACCGCGACCGCGACATCGCGTTCTCCGACAGGGACCGGGCCCTTCAACAGATGGTGACGCCACTGATTGCGAAGGCCGTCATCAACTGTCGCACCTTGGCGACCCAAGCGATGGGGACCGCCCTCCTGGACGAATTGATGATGCGCCGGGATGGCGCGTACCTCGTGGTGGACTCCCATCTGCGTGAGAAGCTGCGAAACCACCGCGCCGGGAAGCTGTTGGAGCGGTGGTTCAAGCCAGGCGAGTGTGACACGTCAGGGCTCCCCAGGAAGCTGGTCGAACGGCTGCGCGAGCTCGACAAGTCGGACACTCCGCCGCCAGGGATGGATGTCCTGCATGCCTCCTGTCCGGATGGGATGTTCACGGCGACGTTCTCTCGCCTCCCCTCCCATGACGGCTCCCGGCTGTGGGCCATCATGTTGTACGAACCCATGGGCGTGGTGCAGCTCCCTCACGGGTTCGAGAAGGGGCTCACGGACCGGGAGCGCGAAGTCATCCTGGTCGCTCTCGAAAAGCTCAAGAACAAGGAGATCGCCGAGCGCCTGGGCATCACGCTCGAAACCGTGAAGTCCCACCGTAGTAGAGCCCTCGACAAGATGCACGTGGACGACTACAGCGACCTCCTCCACGAGATCATCAAGCGCCTCAGGCCCGTGTGA
- a CDS encoding GNAT family N-acetyltransferase, which yields MSFMTCRVASTQRELDDAVRIRWTVFGGELRLLSGTPPVSRREVSCFDTLETTVHLVVYAGSEPVATSRLLLPNPDVASATGGHLGIELEQKLDLEGIGGAGLLFAESTRFCIVKRWRHSEAVLRLQAGLYEESRRRGVTHWIASANMETDCAEDAGRMVEVASRRGWLSPRWRVRPVVVSSSPEAPAAPFYSDVEREHASQGRFEGMRMPPVLSLFAQKMGARFVGAPLYDAGFRRFSLPLVAALDEVPTSTLARFVDLDAHVLRAG from the coding sequence ATGTCATTCATGACCTGCCGAGTCGCGTCCACCCAGCGTGAGCTGGATGACGCGGTTCGCATCCGTTGGACTGTCTTTGGAGGCGAGCTGCGATTGCTCTCGGGCACACCTCCCGTATCGCGGCGCGAGGTGAGCTGCTTCGACACGCTGGAGACCACCGTGCATCTGGTGGTCTACGCGGGCTCGGAGCCGGTGGCCACGTCGCGGTTGTTGTTGCCCAATCCAGACGTGGCGTCGGCGACGGGCGGCCACCTGGGCATCGAGCTGGAGCAGAAGCTCGACTTGGAGGGCATCGGTGGCGCGGGGCTGCTGTTCGCGGAGAGCACGCGGTTCTGCATCGTGAAGCGGTGGCGTCACTCGGAGGCGGTGTTGCGGTTGCAGGCGGGCCTGTACGAGGAGAGTCGTCGCCGGGGTGTGACGCATTGGATTGCGTCAGCCAACATGGAGACGGACTGCGCGGAGGACGCGGGGCGGATGGTCGAAGTGGCCTCGCGAAGGGGCTGGTTGAGCCCGCGCTGGCGCGTGCGGCCCGTGGTCGTGTCCTCGTCCCCCGAAGCACCGGCCGCGCCTTTCTACTCGGACGTGGAGCGGGAGCACGCGAGCCAGGGGCGGTTCGAGGGGATGCGGATGCCTCCGGTGCTGTCGCTGTTCGCGCAGAAGATGGGGGCGCGTTTCGTGGGGGCGCCGCTCTACGACGCGGGGTTCCGCCGCTTCTCGCTGCCGCTCGTGGCCGCGCTGGATGAAGTGCCGACGAGCACGCTCGCGCGGTTCGTGGACCTGGATGCTCACGTGCTGCGAGCGGGCTAG
- a CDS encoding DUF3375 domain-containing protein, whose protein sequence is MDFATLETLRLKHPAWRLLVAGNAALIASFLHRVFVASNARAIPQRELVLRLEDHLHALREQRGETAFPRGAGAYLDEWAADSAGWLRKFYPPDTDEPHFDLTPAAERAIRWLSQLTEQPFVGTESRLLTVFHLLQEMTEGTEPDPGARLAELERRKSELEAEMARVRSGHLELLEESALKDRFQQMSDTARGLLSDFRALEDSFHALDRRVRERIATWEGTRGELLETVLGERDAISGSDQGRSFRAFWDFLMSPERKDVLTKNLERILAHPAIQSLQPDPRFLRIHFDWLEAGEHTQRTVARLSGQLRRFLDDRVWMENRRILQVLRGIEKHALALRTHPPEGPFMEVDDLAPTLDLPLERPLYSPPAHAHMADEEVLEATEEVPSDALFNLAYIDKTRLRGNVRQALVEREQISLAELVRTHPLEHGLAELVVYLSLASEDRHASVDESRTQELFWTDARGLPRRATLPLVLFLR, encoded by the coding sequence ATGGACTTCGCGACGCTGGAGACCTTGCGTCTGAAACACCCCGCCTGGCGGCTGTTGGTCGCGGGTAACGCCGCGCTCATCGCCAGCTTCCTGCATCGGGTGTTCGTGGCATCCAACGCCCGCGCCATCCCACAGCGGGAGCTGGTGCTGCGCCTGGAGGACCACCTTCACGCCCTTCGCGAACAGCGAGGGGAGACGGCCTTTCCTCGAGGCGCCGGCGCCTACCTCGACGAGTGGGCCGCCGACAGCGCGGGGTGGCTGCGCAAGTTCTATCCCCCCGACACCGACGAACCTCACTTCGACCTGACCCCCGCGGCGGAGCGGGCCATCCGCTGGCTGAGCCAACTCACCGAGCAACCCTTCGTCGGCACCGAGTCCCGATTGCTCACCGTGTTCCATCTCCTCCAGGAGATGACGGAAGGAACCGAGCCGGACCCAGGCGCGAGGCTCGCGGAGTTGGAGCGGCGAAAGTCGGAGCTGGAGGCGGAGATGGCGCGGGTGCGCTCGGGCCATCTGGAACTCCTGGAGGAATCCGCCCTCAAGGACCGCTTCCAGCAGATGTCCGACACCGCGCGCGGACTGTTGTCGGACTTCCGCGCGCTCGAGGACAGCTTTCACGCGCTGGACCGACGGGTGCGCGAGCGCATCGCGACCTGGGAGGGCACTCGCGGAGAGCTGCTCGAGACCGTGCTGGGCGAGCGAGACGCCATCAGCGGCTCCGACCAGGGGCGCAGCTTCCGAGCCTTCTGGGACTTCCTCATGTCCCCCGAGCGCAAGGACGTCCTCACGAAGAACCTGGAGCGCATCTTGGCTCATCCGGCGATTCAGTCGCTGCAACCCGACCCGCGCTTCTTGCGCATCCACTTCGACTGGCTCGAAGCGGGCGAGCACACCCAGCGCACCGTGGCGAGGCTCTCCGGCCAGCTCCGCCGCTTCCTCGATGACCGCGTGTGGATGGAGAACCGCCGCATCCTCCAGGTGCTGCGGGGCATCGAGAAACACGCGCTCGCGCTGCGCACCCACCCTCCCGAGGGCCCGTTCATGGAGGTGGACGACCTGGCGCCCACGCTGGACCTCCCGTTGGAGCGCCCTCTGTACTCCCCGCCGGCCCACGCGCATATGGCGGACGAAGAGGTGTTGGAGGCGACGGAGGAGGTTCCTTCGGACGCGCTCTTCAACCTCGCATACATCGACAAGACACGGCTGCGCGGGAACGTGCGGCAAGCGCTCGTGGAGCGCGAGCAGATCTCCCTCGCGGAGCTCGTCCGAACCCATCCTCTCGAGCACGGCCTCGCCGAGCTCGTCGTCTACCTGAGCCTCGCTTCGGAGGACCGCCATGCGTCGGTCGACGAGTCGCGGACGCAGGAACTCTTCTGGACCGATGCGCGCGGCCTTCCCCGCCGGGCGACCCTTCCCCTGGTGCTCTTCCTCCGATGA
- a CDS encoding iron-containing redox enzyme family protein — protein sequence MRTQTKDTSREDWVVALEREACALVETLDADPAARRLFDGGIDSEAYAHYLAQTYHYVRWTTPLLERARARMRRLGLHPALAELLLCKSDEERGHERWLLADLRNLGWTAERVESTPHCDAVKAYVAWNQYTTQVGVPTAFLGTAYVLESLSVRRAGGTVARLLSAGRIPNIHKAVTFLRGHGDVDGDHVEELAEVLRSLDDPEEQAALIHSARTTRLLYPGFFRER from the coding sequence GTGCGGACTCAGACGAAAGACACTTCGCGGGAAGACTGGGTGGTGGCACTGGAGCGCGAGGCGTGCGCGCTCGTGGAGACGCTGGACGCGGACCCCGCGGCCCGGCGGCTCTTCGATGGGGGCATCGACTCGGAGGCGTACGCGCACTACCTCGCGCAGACGTATCACTACGTGCGATGGACCACGCCGTTGCTCGAGCGCGCGAGGGCTCGGATGCGGAGGCTGGGTCTACACCCGGCGCTGGCCGAACTGCTGCTGTGCAAGTCCGATGAGGAGCGCGGCCATGAACGCTGGTTGCTCGCGGACCTGAGGAACCTGGGCTGGACTGCCGAGCGTGTCGAGTCGACGCCGCACTGTGACGCGGTGAAGGCCTATGTCGCGTGGAACCAGTACACCACGCAGGTGGGAGTGCCGACGGCGTTTCTCGGCACGGCCTACGTGTTGGAGTCGCTGTCCGTGCGACGCGCGGGAGGCACTGTGGCGCGGCTCCTCTCGGCGGGGAGGATTCCCAACATCCACAAGGCGGTGACCTTCCTGCGAGGTCACGGGGATGTGGATGGGGACCATGTCGAGGAGCTCGCGGAGGTGTTGCGCTCGCTCGATGACCCGGAGGAACAGGCGGCGCTCATCCACTCCGCGCGGACCACGCGGCTGCTGTATCCCGGATTCTTCCGCGAGCGATAG
- a CDS encoding DUF4194 domain-containing protein yields MSLTAEAPDALSLVLVSLLKGVVYREENPTLWQSLLKLHARVSDHVSVLGLGLSLDEPEGYAYLRQRAEGEGPSELPRLIARRQLGYGLSLLLALLRKRLADADAAAGGTRLMMRRHELQELVRLFLPEGTNEVRWAERVNQDIERAVGMGFLKPLGEEEDTFEVRRILKAFVTAHCLEGLEQRLAAYRAQLVEEQGGRE; encoded by the coding sequence ATGTCCCTCACCGCCGAAGCTCCCGATGCCCTGTCACTCGTGCTCGTCTCGCTCCTGAAGGGCGTGGTCTACCGGGAAGAGAACCCCACGCTGTGGCAATCCCTGCTCAAGCTGCACGCGCGGGTCAGTGACCACGTGTCTGTCCTGGGGCTGGGGCTGTCCTTGGATGAGCCAGAGGGCTACGCCTATCTGCGCCAGCGCGCGGAAGGCGAGGGCCCCAGCGAGTTGCCGAGGCTCATCGCTCGAAGGCAACTGGGCTACGGCCTGAGCCTGTTGCTCGCGCTGCTGCGCAAGCGGTTGGCGGACGCGGACGCGGCGGCGGGGGGAACGCGCCTGATGATGCGGCGGCACGAGCTTCAGGAGTTGGTGCGGTTGTTCCTCCCAGAGGGCACCAACGAGGTCCGCTGGGCGGAGCGGGTGAATCAAGACATCGAGCGCGCGGTGGGCATGGGTTTCCTCAAGCCCTTGGGCGAGGAGGAGGACACCTTCGAGGTCCGCAGAATCCTCAAGGCCTTCGTGACGGCGCACTGCCTGGAAGGATTGGAGCAGCGGCTCGCCGCGTACCGCGCGCAACTCGTCGAGGAACAAGGAGGTAGGGAATGA
- a CDS encoding ImmA/IrrE family metallo-endopeptidase, with protein MTEHWLEEAVAASRLPAPQVFPRNLASEVERRLGVTLVARPQLTSDSVRDWLAQRHFRHRVAETSRRLFGCMVARRGRAVLFLDSTDSLDEQRFTLAHEVAHFVLDHLLPRRWALSVFGESIRPVLDKTRSPTPAEKLSSHFSQIPIGIQVKLMERGPSGAIRSTQVLHSERRADRLAYELLAPSTLAQETLGDRPEEEGALELAGRFGLTHSAAREYAQMLLLHRRPPRFSLARMLGGDRR; from the coding sequence ATGACAGAACACTGGTTGGAGGAGGCCGTGGCGGCATCCCGGTTGCCCGCGCCCCAGGTGTTTCCCAGGAACCTGGCGTCCGAGGTCGAGCGCCGCCTCGGGGTCACCTTGGTGGCGCGTCCGCAACTGACCTCGGACAGTGTGAGGGATTGGCTGGCACAGCGGCACTTCAGGCATCGCGTGGCGGAGACCTCGCGAAGGCTGTTTGGCTGCATGGTGGCGCGCCGAGGGCGAGCCGTCCTCTTCCTGGACAGCACGGACTCCCTCGATGAACAACGCTTCACGTTGGCGCACGAGGTGGCCCACTTCGTCCTGGACCACCTGCTGCCACGACGCTGGGCGTTGAGCGTTTTCGGAGAGTCGATTCGGCCCGTGCTGGACAAGACGCGCAGCCCGACGCCGGCCGAGAAGCTGTCGTCCCACTTCAGCCAGATTCCCATCGGCATCCAAGTGAAGCTCATGGAGCGCGGCCCCTCCGGCGCCATCCGCTCCACGCAAGTGCTCCACTCCGAGCGCCGCGCGGACCGACTTGCGTACGAATTGCTCGCGCCCAGCACGCTCGCGCAGGAGACGTTGGGTGACCGTCCCGAGGAGGAAGGCGCGTTGGAGCTCGCCGGACGCTTCGGCCTCACGCACTCCGCGGCACGGGAGTACGCGCAGATGTTGCTCCTGCATCGGCGTCCGCCGCGCTTCTCGCTCGCGCGGATGCTGGGCGGGGACAGGAGATAA